The Microbacterium luteum genome includes a region encoding these proteins:
- a CDS encoding 3-methyladenine DNA glycosylase, giving the protein MTVTTSLPASAWHDLASRHAHRADALTAARRERSSRREAHPVDDFLYTYYSYKPAVLRRWHPGAGVVLEDAAETSRGRWRGYVASDPPGSLVVDADECRRTRGDLLAGIVRILRSTAGRAPAFGCFGMHEWAMVYRSSSPRHDLPLRLGPRGTDDVVEAHELRCTHFDAYRFFTPDAAPRNREPLSRRTQADREQPGCLHAGMDLYKWAVKAGPLVPGDLLLDTFEYARAVRTLDMRASPYDLRDWGFDPVAVETAAGKAEYVRQQREFAATGARLRERLLAAIIG; this is encoded by the coding sequence GTGACGGTCACGACGAGCCTTCCTGCGTCGGCGTGGCACGATCTCGCGTCGCGTCACGCCCACCGCGCCGACGCCCTCACGGCCGCGCGGCGCGAGCGCTCCTCTCGCCGGGAGGCGCACCCGGTGGACGATTTCCTCTACACGTACTACTCCTACAAGCCGGCAGTGCTGCGCCGGTGGCATCCCGGTGCGGGCGTTGTCCTCGAAGACGCCGCCGAGACCTCACGCGGCCGGTGGCGAGGTTACGTCGCGAGCGACCCTCCCGGATCGCTCGTCGTCGATGCCGATGAGTGCCGACGCACGCGCGGCGACCTCCTCGCCGGCATCGTGCGCATCCTCCGATCCACGGCCGGGCGCGCCCCCGCCTTCGGATGCTTCGGCATGCACGAGTGGGCGATGGTCTATCGATCATCTTCACCGCGTCACGACCTGCCGCTTCGACTCGGCCCCCGAGGCACCGATGACGTGGTGGAGGCGCACGAGCTGCGCTGCACGCACTTCGACGCCTACCGCTTCTTCACCCCTGATGCCGCACCGCGCAACCGCGAACCGCTGTCCCGTCGCACGCAGGCAGATCGTGAGCAGCCGGGATGCCTGCACGCGGGTATGGATCTGTACAAGTGGGCCGTCAAGGCCGGGCCGCTCGTGCCGGGCGATCTCTTGCTCGACACCTTCGAGTACGCGCGCGCGGTCCGAACCCTCGACATGCGGGCCTCACCCTACGACCTGCGTGACTGGGGCTTCGATCCGGTGGCGGTGGAGACCGCCGCGGGCAAGGCGGAGTACGTACGGCAACAGCGAGAATTCGCGGCGACGGGGGCCAGGCTGCGGGAACGTCTCCTCGCCGCCATCATCGGCTGA
- a CDS encoding App1 family protein has translation MAAPTEDPVRPKVLWLARWERRFHAWRERRARQRGQLPTVTPFPGYGGTDWVRVLGRVLIVPPRTPPSDGEYGGVRGWRSFVAVPVGFAQVSVDIGGVTHDVVADRGGVIDTVLPASLAPGWQTFTMSVEGGEPVETRVFVVGSDVRFGVVSDVDDTVMVTALPRPLLAAWNSFVVDEHARQPVAGMAVLLETLVRDRPGIPVVYLSTGAWNIAPTLMRFLRRHLYPPGATLLTDWGPTHDRWFRSGQLHKSENLRRLAAEFPDITWLLIGDDGQHDDEIYTRFASEHPGNVAAVAIRRLSPTEAVLAGGRTAVNDHTAASVPWVSASHGAGLLRRLREAGVVDS, from the coding sequence ATGGCCGCCCCGACCGAGGATCCCGTCCGTCCGAAAGTCCTGTGGCTGGCCCGGTGGGAGCGGCGCTTCCACGCCTGGCGCGAACGCCGGGCTCGTCAGCGCGGGCAGCTGCCGACGGTGACGCCGTTCCCCGGGTACGGCGGCACCGACTGGGTCCGCGTGCTCGGGCGCGTGCTCATCGTGCCGCCTCGGACCCCTCCGAGCGACGGCGAGTACGGCGGCGTGCGCGGCTGGCGCAGCTTCGTGGCCGTGCCCGTCGGCTTCGCCCAGGTGAGCGTCGACATCGGCGGCGTGACGCATGACGTCGTCGCCGATCGCGGCGGCGTGATCGACACCGTGCTGCCCGCATCCCTCGCGCCGGGGTGGCAGACCTTCACGATGTCGGTCGAGGGCGGCGAGCCCGTCGAGACGCGGGTCTTCGTCGTCGGTTCGGATGTGCGCTTCGGTGTCGTCTCCGACGTCGACGACACGGTCATGGTCACCGCTCTCCCGCGGCCCCTGCTGGCCGCATGGAACTCGTTCGTGGTCGATGAGCATGCTCGGCAGCCGGTCGCCGGCATGGCGGTTCTGCTGGAGACCCTCGTGCGCGATCGACCGGGAATCCCCGTGGTGTACCTGTCGACAGGTGCGTGGAACATCGCACCGACGCTCATGCGATTCCTCCGGCGTCACCTCTATCCGCCCGGGGCGACGCTGCTCACCGACTGGGGGCCCACGCACGACCGCTGGTTCCGCAGCGGCCAGCTGCACAAGTCGGAGAACCTCCGGCGGCTCGCAGCCGAGTTTCCCGACATCACGTGGCTCCTGATCGGCGACGACGGCCAGCATGACGATGAGATCTACACGCGGTTCGCCAGCGAGCACCCCGGCAACGTCGCCGCGGTGGCCATCCGGCGCCTGTCCCCCACCGAGGCCGTTCTCGCCGGTGGCCGCACGGCCGTCAACGACCACACGGCGGCATCTGTCCCGTGGGTCTCGGCCTCACACGGCGCGGGCCTGCTCCGGCGCCTGCGCGAGGCGGGGGTCGTCGATTCGTGA
- a CDS encoding SOS response-associated peptidase, which produces MCGRFVVANVGSELVGVLRVDVEGDDLPGPSFNIAPTDPAAIVLDSTKTEPPTRRLARARWGLVPGWAKDPTIGTRAFNARSEELEDKPLFRTALHKRRAVIPASGYYEWQKSDQGKVPHYIHPADDSPLLFAGLYEWWKDPSKSDDDPARWMLSFTILTRDAVGSLRSIHDRTPLFVDPDHADAWLDPTTENVRDVLDAAIDAAPAVAETLDARVVSPAVGNVRNNRPDLIDPVQT; this is translated from the coding sequence ATGTGCGGAAGGTTCGTCGTCGCGAATGTCGGATCCGAGCTCGTCGGCGTTCTGCGCGTCGACGTGGAAGGCGACGATCTTCCCGGACCGTCATTCAACATCGCCCCCACAGACCCTGCGGCGATCGTGCTCGATTCCACCAAGACCGAGCCGCCGACACGGCGGCTTGCACGAGCGCGCTGGGGTCTCGTTCCCGGGTGGGCGAAAGACCCGACCATCGGAACACGGGCCTTCAACGCCCGCTCCGAAGAGCTCGAGGACAAGCCGCTGTTCCGAACCGCCCTCCACAAGCGCCGTGCCGTCATTCCCGCATCGGGGTACTACGAGTGGCAGAAGTCCGACCAGGGAAAGGTGCCGCACTACATCCACCCGGCGGACGACAGCCCGCTGCTGTTCGCCGGCCTGTACGAATGGTGGAAGGATCCGTCCAAGAGCGACGACGACCCGGCACGGTGGATGCTGAGCTTCACGATCCTCACACGTGACGCGGTCGGCTCGCTCCGTTCCATCCATGACCGTACGCCGCTGTTCGTCGACCCGGACCACGCGGACGCGTGGCTCGATCCGACGACCGAGAACGTGCGTGACGTCCTCGACGCCGCGATCGACGCGGCACCTGCGGTCGCCGAGACGCTCGACGCCCGGGTCGTCTCCCCCGCTGTCGGAAACGTGCGCAACAACCGCCCCGATCTCATCGACCCGGTCCAGACGTGA